The sequence GAATCCTGTCCAGAGTTATGGAGGCGCTCGCGCGTGAGTTGGGCCCGTCGGGAATGATCCGGTTCCTGCAGCAGCTCAAACCAGGAAGCGGCGACTATACGGCGGAGCGGCACAAGATCCTCGACCGGATCGATCTCTCTGAAATACCCGCTCTCCTAGCGGAACTACGACGCGATGGTCGTCTGTCCGCTGTGGAGGGCGACCACCGAGCCTGAGCCGGAGCTGCTCGTGCCACTGCTCGCGCGGATCTGATCCCTAAGCGGCTACCTCGACATAGGCGTTTCGTTCGAGGGCTCCGGCACCGGCAGGCCGTCCAGGCGCAGATCCTCGATGTGGAACTCCACCGCTTCGTGCATGTTCGCTTCGACCTCGCCCCGCGTCGCACCGGTGCTGATGCAGCCTGGCAGATCGGGCGAGTATGCGGAGAATCCAGTCTCCGTCTCTTCGACAACGATCGGATAGCGCTTCATTGCTTTGCCTGTCGGGATGCTGGTGTGGCCCTCTAAGTGGCTCGGCCGCCAAGCTATTCGGCACAGTGTCTCGTGGACAAGCATAAAACACGGACATTCAGAAACCGGGTTCGCGCGGTGGTTCAGAGCGCGCGCTGCGCGCTCCTTACGCCCCACGGTTACGCCGTTGCCCCACGCGGTGTCAGGAGGGCGAGCGCGTGAAGATCAGCGGGCGGAGGGCGGAAGTTCGGTAGCTTTGCCTACTGTGAGGGCCGAGCGGGCGGGGTATCCTGCGGAGGAAGGTCAACCGCTTCCACCGCACGGGAGAAAGGACCATGAACGCACTCCGCTCTCGCATCGCGCACGCCGCGCGCTGGCTCTTCGCCAGCCGACTGGCATCGCCGCTCTGGCTGGGGGTGCGCATCTATCTGGGGTCGGTGTGGCTCCAATTCGGGGTCGCCAAGGTCCGTGGAGGGTGGCTCACCGGCAATCCGCTCCATGGGCTGCTGGACGCGGTCGCACGCGGGCAGACGCCGGCACCCTTTGCCGCGTACCGCCACATCGCGCAGGCGCTGATCGACTCCGGCGCGGACCGCATTCTCTCCGCCGCCATTCCGCTTACGGAGCTGCTGGTGGCCGCCGCGTTCTTCAGCGGGCTCCTGCTGGTTCCCGCAGCCGTCGGCGCCGTGCTCCTCAACCTCAACCTGATCCTCTCCGGCATCGCGACCTGGCAGTTCGACGGGCGCATCATCCTGCTCCAGCTCCTCCTGCTGGTGGCATGGCGGGTGGCGGGATACCTGGGGCTCGGGCAGGTCGTCGCCGCGAGGGCACCGCGGCGGGTGCGGCGGAGGTCGTTGCTTCTAGGGTATCAGCCAGCATGAAAGCAGGGGTCCGGCGCACGAGCGCCGGACCTCTGTATTCCGCCTCCGAACGAGCGAAGGGCCCCGGCTTACAGCCAGAGCCCAGCGCCAACCGGGGTTTCCCAGTCCATTTGTCCAGCCAATCTAAGACCGCTCGAACCTTCGTCAATCTACTTACCTAGCGCGAGCGCCGAAGCGGCCACCCCACCAGCAAGAAGACTTCGCCATGCTGAGTGAGGACGACAACCGCACTTACGCACTCACGCACTCACCCTCCCGGCGCCACCGCCGTCAGCAGCCGCACGGCGAGTGCGTGGGCCGACAGCGGCGAGTCGGGCCGCAGCTCGGCGAGGAGCTCGCGGAGGGCGGCCATCTCGCGGCCCCGCTCCTCCTCCAGCGCGGCGAGTGCGGCGGCGGGAGAGGCCCCGTCGGCGCGCGCCTGCGTTTCGGCGACCAGGCGGCGTTGCGCGGCGGCGACGTCGTCGGCCAGGGCCTGGGCGTGGCGGCGGTCCCAGGGGTCGTCGCCGGCGGCGGTGCGCAGGCTCTCGCGCAGGCGCGCGGTGCCGACGCGCTCCGAGACCAGGTAGTAGGCCTCGGCGGTGCGCAGCGTCTCCGTGCCCGCGGCGCGGGCGGCGGCGACGATCTCCAGGAGCTGCGGGAGGAAGCGCAGCGTGATGAGCCGCTCCGCCATCGTGCGATCGACTCCCAGGTCCTGCAGCTCGCCCAGGCGCGAGAGGAAGAGGCTCCGGTCCTCGCCCGCCACGAAGCGCGCAAAGGAACCTCGCAGCGTCGCCAGCCCCGCGCGCCCCTCGTCGATCAGGGCGGGGGTGGGCGTGTCCGGCGCGGTGTTGGCGAGGACCCAGTGCGTGGTCGCCTCCAGCACGCGCGCCAGGCCGCTGAGCCAGCGGTACACCGTCTCCGAAGGGAAGCGCCCTTCCAGCGTCGCGAGGTCGGTGCGGATCTCCGGCGCGCCGGCGATGCGCGACGCGACCAGCCATGCGCGCACCACCCGCGGGATCTCCACCCCCGAGTCGCGCGAGACGCGGTGGAGGAACGAGGAGCCCATCAGGTTCCCCAGGTCGTTCACCAGCTCCGTCGCCACGATCTCGCGGCGGAGCTGGTGGGCGTGCACCAGCGACTCCCCCGCGGCTTCCACGGCGGCCGGCGGGAAGTAGTGGACGAGGTAGCTGTCCATCGCCGGATCGTCCAGGACGTCGCTCTCCAGGAGCTGCGCCTTGGCGTACAGCTTGGAGTGCGCCAGCAGCACGCTCAGCGTGGGACGCGTGAGCCCCAGCCCCTCGCGCGCCCGCTCGCGGATCTCCTCCGGCGCGGGAATCCCCTCCTGCTCGCGGTCGAGGCGGCGGTCGCGCTCGAGCTGGCCGATCAGCGCCGCGAAGTCGTCCAGCGCATCCTTTGAGCGCGTCTGGTCCAGCGACACGGCGAGCGACTGGCCGATGTTGTTGCGCAGCACCAGCTCGCTCACCTGGTCCGTCATGGAAGCGAGGAGCTCGTTGCGGCCTTCCAACGTCAGCCCGCCTCCTTCGACCACGCGGTTGAGGAGGATCTTGAGGTTGACCTCGTGGTCGCTCATGTCCACGCCGGCCGAGTTGTCCAGCGCGTCGGTGTTGAGCCGCACCCCCTTGAGTGCGGCCGAGATGCGCGCGCGCTGCGTGAAGCCGAGGTTGCCGCCCTCTCCCACCACCTGGCAGCGGAGCTCCTGCGCGTCCACCCGCACCGGATCGTTGGTGGTGTCGCCCGCGTCGGCGTGGGTCTCCTCGGCGTCCTTGACGTAGGTGCCGATGCCGCCGTTCCACAGCAGCTCCACGGGCGCGGTGAGCACCGCGCGCACGAGGCCTTCGCCGTCCAGCCGATCCACGCTCTCGGGGATGCCGAGCGCACGCCGGGCTTCGGGGGTCAGCACGACCTCCTTGGAGGCGCGCGGAACGAGCATGGCGCCCGGCGACCAGAGGGCGCGGTCGTAGTCCTCCCACGACGAGCGCGGCAGGGCGAACATCCGCTTCCGCTCCGCGAACGACGCCGCCGGATCGGGGCTGGGGTCGATGAAGACGTGGCGGTGGTCGAAGGCGGCCAGCAGGCGGATCTGCTCGGAAAGGAGCATTCCGTTGCCGAAGACGTCGCCGCTCATGTCGCCCACCCCGGCCACGGTGAAGGGCGTGCGCTGGATGTCCTTGCCCATCTCGCGGAAGTGGCGCTTGACGCACTCCCACGCGCCGCGGGCGGTGATCCCCTCGCGCTTGTGGTCGTAGCCGTGGCTCCCGCCGCTGGCGAAGGCGTCGCCCAGCCAGAAGCCGTACTCCGCCGCCACCGCGTTTGCCGTGTCCGAAAGGTGCGCCGTGCCCTTGTCCGCGGCCACCACCAGGTACGGGTCGTCGCCGTCGTGGCGCACCACGTCCTGGGGCGGCACCACCTTCCCCTCGACGATGTTGTCGGTGAGGTCCAGCAGGCCGCGCATCAGCGTCATGTACTGCTGGCGCGCCTCCTCCATCTGCGCATCGCGCTCGGTGAAAACGCGCTTGGTGATGAAGCCGCCCTTGGAGCCGCTGGGGACGATGGTGGCGTTCTTGACCACCTGCGTCAGCACCAGCCCCAGCACTTCGGTGCGGAAGTCGTCCGGCCGGTCGCTCCAGCGGATGCCGCCGCGCGACACGGATGCGCCGCGCAGGTGCACCCCCTCCATGCGCGACGAGTGCACGTAGATCTCGTAGAGGAGCCGGCTCTTCTTCAGCTCCTCGACGTCCGCGTTGCGCACCTTGATGGAGACGTACGGCACGCCGCCGCTGCGCCCCGTGGGGGTGGCCGCGCCGTGGCGGAAGTAGTTGGTGCGGACGGTGGCGTCGATCAGGTTCATCAGCCGCCGCAGCGCGCGGTCGTCCGCCAGCGAGGTGACCCCCTCCAGCTCGCGGACCAGCTCGCCGTGGATGGTCTCCTGCGCCTCGTCGCGGCCGGTGCGGGCGGGGTCGAAGCGCGTCTCGAAGGCATCCACCAGCAGGCGGGCGATGCGCGGATGCGCGGAGAGGGCGCGCACCGGCGCCAGCCGCGAGGGCACCGCGCCGATCTGCGACGCGTAATTGGCGTAGGTGCGCAGCACGTCCGCCTGGCGCCAGCGCAGGCCGGCGCGCAGGATCAGCGCATTGAAGGGATCGCGCGGCGCGTCGCCGGCGCGGGCGGCGAGGAGGCACTCCGCCAGCGCGGGGGCCAGGTCGTCGGGGATCGGCTCGCCGTCGCGCGTCTGCACGTTGAAGGAGTAGACGCGCAGCGTGGGCTCGCCGGGGTGCAGGAGCTCAAAGGTGTCCACTTCCAGCACGCGCACCCCAGTGTCTTCCAGGATGGGCATGAAGTCGGAAAGGACGAGCCGCTCGTCCTGCAGGTACAGCTTGAGGACGGTGGCGCCGGGGCTCACCGTCTCTCCTTCCACCGGCTGACGGATGGCGAGGCCCACCGTCTCGCCGCGGGCGCGCATCCCCTCCAGCTCCATCACGTCGTGCACCGCCGCCGCGGGAATGCTGGCGGCGCGATACTCCTCGCCGAAGCGGGCCGCGTAGGCCGTGGCCAGCCGCCGCGCCTCGCCGGGCTCCACCACACCCGCGAGCGACTCCTCCAGCCGATCCGCCCAGGTGCGCAGCAGGACGTTCAGATCGCGCTCCAGCTGCCGCTCGGTCGGCGCTTCCACCGGCGCGGCATCGGCGTGCAGCGAGAGGTAGATGTGGAGGCGCGCCTGGTCGCCCGAGGAGAAGGCGACGTGGTGCGAGCGCACCGTGCCTCCCAGCCGCTCCGAAAGGAGCGTTCCGATCTGCGCGCGCATGTCGGCGCTGTAGCGGCCGCGGGGGAGGATCACCATGGCGGCGACCTCGGTGCGCAGCGGATCGGGACGCAGCACGACGCGCACTTCGTTGCTGAAGAGCTGCCCGAGGACCGCGTTGACCTCGTCGTGGAGCTGCTCGGCCGATGCCTGGAAGAGCTCTTCCTTGGGCATCGACGCCACGATGGAGATGATCTCCTTGTAGTCGTGCGAGCCGGGGCGCGTGCCGCTCGCCTCCAGGATGCGGCGCAGCTTCAACCGCAGCACGGGGACCTCGGAAGGGCTCTGCGAGTACGCCTGCGAGGTGAAGAGCCCCAGGAAGCGCCACTCGCCCACGATCTTCCCCGCGTCGTCCAGCTTCTTCACGCCGATGTAGTCCATCCGCGCGCGGCGGTGCACCGTGCTCTCGCGGTTGGCCTTGCTCACCACCAGCAGCGGCCCGCCCACCACGCGCGCGCGCAACTCGTCGGAGAGCTCTGCCAGCGGCCTGGGCGCGGCGTACGCGGACGACTCCGAGTCGGCCAGGATGCCGAGCCCGGAGCCGGCGTCCACGGAGAGGCGCTCGTCGTGCACATCGTAGCCGCGGAAGCCGAGGAAGACGAAGTTGCCCTCGCGGATCCAGCGCAGGAAGTCCACGTACTCGCGGTACTCGTCCGTGTGCTCGCCGTCGCGCGCGGCGTAGCCCTCCACGGCGGCCGTGGCCGCGTCCACCGCCGACAGCATGGCGTTGAAGTCGCGCGTGGCCTTCACCACGTCGGTCAGGCGGCGTGCGACCTCGTCGCGGATCTCGGCGCGCCGCTCCGGACGCGCCACGTGCGGGACCTCGCAGTGCACCAGCGCCTCCAGCGAACCGGGCCCGCCGCCCGCGCCCGCCCCCACCGCCACGATCGCCCCGGCGCCGTCGCGCTCCACGCGCAGCACGGGGTAGATGTAGTGCAGGATGGGGATGTTCTCCGCGTTGAGGTACTCGCGGATGGTGTCCACGATGAACGGCCTGTCCCCCACCTCCGCGCGGATGGCGGTGACGGGAGCGGGCCACCCCTCCTCGCCAGGATCGACCAGCTCGACGTTCACCTGGTCGGGCCGCGAGCGGAGGAGGAACTCCCAGGCGCCCACGGTCATCGCTGCCAGCTCTTCAGGCGAGCGCTCTTCGGCGATGGAGCGCGGCACCTTGGCGAAGAAGAGGCGCGCGAAGTCGCACAGCACGCCCCTGTCGGCGCGCTGCAGGTTGCCGAGGTGGGCGCAGAGGCCGTCCACGGTGACTGCCGGGGCGGCGCCCGTGGCCGCCGGATTCGTCGTGCTCATGCAGGCTTCGGTTCTCGGGTACGTCGGTTCCTTCCATCGGGCGGCCAATGTAGTGGGTTGGGCGGGCTTTGGCACGGCTGCGGCACACAACCGCCGCAGCCCACCCTAAGGGAGACATTCTATTCAAGTCGGAGCTTGCGCGCTGAAGAAAGTGTGTATAAGCTTGTTTCGTCCGGCCGAGGAGTTTGCTGCGCGACGCGATAAATAGATTTCCCGTCTACTTGTGTGCGAACCGCCCGGTGCCTTGCGCTGTGCCTCCCTAGCCGCCCTTCCCGCGGTTCCCCGTACCACCCCCAGGAGTTGTAATGATCGTGCATCAGTCCGTTCCATCCCCCGTCCGGCGTTCCAAATGGGCGTCGGTCTGCGCCCTGGTCGCGCTCCCCCTCATCGTGGCCGCGTGCGACAGCGTGGTCGACAGCCCGTCGCCGGCCCCCACGGCGTCGCGCGCCCGCGCCGCAGCCCGCGCGCCGCTCGCCCCGCCCAAGCTCGAGACGAGCACGCCTACGTACCCCGCGTCGGTCATGTACATCGTCTACCGGGAGTACGCCCATCTGCACCCGGAGACCCGCCACGTCAGCATCGAGACGGACAAGGACTTCCAGAAATACGTGGAGAAGCGCCTTCGCAAGCTGTACCCGACGAAGGGGTACGACGGGATGATGACGGACATCCTGGCCGAGGCCAGCCGGAACCGCGCGGCGTGGGCGGCGTACGAGCGCGACCTGCGCCGCGCCGGCGGCGACGGGCTGGTGGGGACCCTGAGCTGCGACTATGAGCTCGAGCCCATGCAGCCGGAGCCGGGGTCCGAGCCCACCACGTGCCCCGGCGGCGGCGGCGGCGGCGGCGGTGGTGGTGGCAGTGGTGGCGGGATCAGCGGTGGCGGCCTCGAGCCCGCGACCGACCAGAGCTGGACCGGCTCCACCGAGTTCGTGGTCAGCGACACCTACATCCCCACCGTGCAGGAGTACGTAGACAGCCTGCAGACCGAGGGCGACGAGACGGAAACGCTGTACTACTACGAGTCGCTTGCCGACCCGAACAACACCTGGGTGCAGCCGGCGAGCGCCGGCAAAGCGGCCAGCCGCGACGACATGATTCGCGCGACTGCCAGCCAGGGGTTCGGCGGCGCCGGCGGGGTTACCACCCAGAGCATCATTCCGGCGGTATGGGTGATCGGGCCGTCGCTCGTGCACTGCGCCATCCACGTGCTCCTCGGCAAGCACCGCGCAGAGGGCAAGCAGGCGGAATACTACCCGGGGTTCGCCGGGGGCGACGACCGTGCCGATGCGTTCCGGCACATCTACATCAGCATGTACCTGCGGCGCTACTGCTCGGCGGCCGGCTCGTGGGCGATCATGGACGGCCGCGAGTGGTTCGGCAACAACTCGCACGCCGGCAGGACGATGGACTACCACAACAACTACGTGGGGCGCCAGGCAAAGTACGAGTACTTCCGGGGCCACTGGTTCTGGGACCGCTGGGACTGGAAGGAGTGGAGCCGCAGGGTTCGCGACTTCGTGAACGCGCCAGGCAGCACCTCGGGGACGTTCGCCAACGGAGTATACTTCCCGCAGTGGGCGGCGGGGAGCGTGACCAACTCGCAGATCGACGCGGACGAGGCATCGGTCCCGACCTGGAAGTACGTCTACTTCCGCTGACGGAGGGTACGTGATGGAACTTCGATGCAGCGGCACTCGTGCATCGGTGGATGGGACCGGCAGCCGCCCCGCGCGGCTGCCGCTCCGGCTCGCGGGATGGGCCGCGGCGGCGCTGGCGCTCGCCGCCTGTGGCGAAGGGCTCCTCGGCCCGCGTCCGTCCGAAACGGGGCTGGCCAGAGAGCGCGTGGTGGTCCGCACCGCGGAGCCCCTCCCCGGTATCCCGGTTCGCGAGTACCTCCTGGACAGGCTCCGCTACCTGGATGCTCGCGATCCTCATAACGTCAACCGCATCATCCGCGGCCAGGCCGACCTCCCCTGGCCGCGCCTCGACTCGCTGGGAGTCGCCGTCGGTGACACACTGGTGGTCTCCACCCGCTTCGAGCGCTCCGACCGTGTCTACGGTCTGAACGTGACGATCCCCGATTGGCCGGGGCACGGTGCGCGCTCGTATCTCGTCGGCACCCATACCATCACCGAAGTGGAAAAGGCCGGAAGGCGGACCGCCGCCGGCGAGTGACCCTCCGGGAGAACGTCACAGAGGCACAGAGAAAGCTCTCTCCGTGCCTCTGTGCGTCTCCCGCGAGCCGCTCTACGCGGCCGCCGGGCCTCCGCGTGAGACTCGTTGTTCAGGCGCCTAAAACCGGAACGTCAGCCCCAGCACGGGAAGGATGGGGAACCCGCCGACGGCGGTGCGCGAGTCTTCGCCGTCGGGGCCGGGCTGGTAGAAGAGGGGCTCGCGCTGGTCCAGCGCGTTGATCACGCGGAAGTAGGGGGTCAGCTCCGTGCGGCGACCGGCAAGCAGCGGCGTCCAGGTGCGCGAGAGCTCCGCGTCCAGGCGCAGGTACGGCTCCTCGCTGGGGACGGCCAGGAGCGGCTCGGAGGCGGTGGCCAGGGCGTTCTGCGACTCGGGCTGGAACGCGGACCGATCCGCGGTGCCGGGGAGAATGCGCGATGCGGAGAGCCCGGAGCCGTACTGGAAGCGCGCGCTGAGCTTCGCCGCACGGCCCAATGGAGTGGCGAGGCCCGCGCTCAGCACCTGCCGCCCCACGATGTCGTCCGCGGAAAGGCCGTCGTCCTCCAGCGACCACGCCCAGGTGAGCGTGTAGCCGATCCACCCCGTCAGCCGGCCCGTGCCGCGGCGCACCCACAGCTCCATCCCCGAGTTGTACGCGGCCTTGCCGGGAAGCGTGGGGACGTCGCGGAAGCGCTTGTAGAAGCCTTCGACCCCCAGCCGCACCCCATCCGAGAGCTCCTGGTCCAGCCCCACGGAGACGTGGTTGGCCGACGCCACCACCAGCTCCGAGGCCACGTTCCGCCGCACCGAATCCGCGAAGGAGGGCGGTGGATCGCCGTCGCTGAAGGTGCGGGTGCGCACGTACTGGTGGTAGCGCCCGGCCGCCAGCGTGAGCGCCGCGCGGTCGCCCACCAGCCAGGTGATGGAGCCGCGCGGCGAAAGGGTGGTGCGCGGCGAGTAGCGGTACGAGTCGCCGCGCACGCCGCCGCGCAGGCTCACCCGCGCGCTCGGCTGCCATGTGGCGTCCACGTACGCGGCCGTCGCGCCGCCGTACGTGTGGGTGCGCACCAGCGGGGCCCATCCCAGCGCCGCCTCGTCCACCTCGTAGCGCACGCGCGTGTACTCGTACGCGGCGCCGTAGCGCAGGCGTACCGGCCCCGCGGAGCGCCCCAGGTCCAGGGCCACGCGCGCGCGCTCCGTGAGGCCGCGCTGAGCCAGGACGTGGATTCCATAGTGACGCAGCGCCGCCGTGAAGCCCCCGCCGGCCACCGTCAGCTCGCCGTCCTCCCCCAGCCAGCCGCCGCGGTAGCGTACGGAGCCGGCCACGTTCCGCCACCCGGCGAAGCTGCGGTCGCGGTCGGCGGTGGCGCCCTCCTCGTTGGCGAAGCCGGTGGCGCGCAGCACCCCGCCGGCCAGCGGCACGTCCACGCGCGCCACGCCGTCCTTGTAGCGGTACGGGAAGTCGTCGCCCTCCAGCCCCCGCATCCAGGCGCCGTGCACCAGCCGGCCGCTCGCCAGGTAGGTGGCGCCGCGGGGGAGCGGGCCCTCCAGCACCCCGCGCGAGCTCACCACGTCCACCGAGCCGGCCAGCGAGTGGCGCTCCGGGTTGCCGCCGCGGGTGGCCAGGTCCATCACGTAGCTGAGCCCGCCGTCGAACCGCGCCGGGGCGCCTCCCAGGTAGAGGCGCGCCGAGCGGAGGACGCCGGGCTCGAACGCATCCATCAGCCCGCCCATGTGGAAGGGCGCGTACACCGGCGCTCCGTCCAGCAGCACCAGCTTGAGGTCCGCCGCCGAGCCGCGGACGTGGAACACCTCCCCGGGATCGGCCGGGTCGCTTCCGTCCGGGGTGGTGGCGAGGGCCTTGTCCAGCCCCGGTCCTTCCTCCAGCGCGCGCGAGTCCACCCACGCCACCTCGTGCCGCTCGGCCGCCACCGTGTCGCCCATGCGGATCTCGCCGGGGCGGCGGGCGCGCACCGTGTCCAGCGCCAGGGGGCGGTAGCGGAGGGCGAGGTCCAGCGTCACCACACCGCCGCCGGGGACCAGCACCTCCATCTCCAGCGGCGTGTGCTCCAGGTGGTGGACGCGCAGGGTGTGGCGCCCCGGCGCTATGCCGCGGAGCTCGTAGGCGCCGGTGCTGTCGGTGATGGAGCGCGCGGCCGGTGGGGCCGCGCCGCTGCGCACCTCCACCACCGCCATCGCTACGGGAAGCCCGCTGCGGTCGCTCTGCACCACGCCGCGCACCGCCCCCGTGGGGACGGTGTCGGCCGGGGCGGAGGCCACGGCCAGGGCGAGCGCAAAGTGGAGGAACACGGGGAGGACCGCGTCAGCCTTCCACGCGGAACTCGGCCTCCGGGGCGGTGGCGGAGGGGGCGCCCGGGGGCGACACCCGCAGCTCGGCGCCTTCCTTGGCCACGTAAACGCGGCCGTCCACCTCCACCACGGCCGCATCGGCGCCGCGGGGAAGGGCGATGCGAATCTCGCCCGCGCCGGCATCCAGCACCTCGATGCGGCCCGGCGCCGTGCGGAAGCGGGCACCCGCCGCCGCGCCGCTCGCCGAGACCTCCACCAGCTCGCCGCTGGTGAGCCGGGCGTGGACCACCAGACCCGGCGCGGCGCCGTTCAGCACCACGCGCACCGCACCGCCGTCCGGCAGGATGGAGACGCCGGCCGCGGGAGCGGGCACGGTGGGGGCCGGCGCCGCATTCGGCTTCAGCGCGGGGAGCTCGCTGCGGGCCGGGGCGGCGGGGGAATCGCCCGCGATCCACTCGCGCAGCGGAGAGCCGGGGACGGCCGCGAAGGCGACCCCGCCCAGCGCCACCAGGAGCATGGCGGCGCGGAGCAGCGCCCGCCGCCCCTCGCCGGCCCACTGCGCCGCGGCACGCCTGCGCCGCAGCGACATCTGCGCGGCGGCGGTGGGGGGCGCCACGTCGGCGCGGGCGAGCGCGGCGCCCAGCGTGGCGTGGTCCGCGCGAAGGGACGCCAGCTCCACGGCGCACGCGCCGCAGCCGGCAAGGTGGGCATCCGCCGCGCGCCGCTCGCCGCCGGCCAGCTCGCCGTCGGCGAGTGCCTGGAGGGTGCCCTCATCCAAGTGCTTCATCGTCCTTTTCCTCGTGTCTCTCGTATACCGCCGCGAAGCGCCGCGCGGCCCGGGCGAGCAGGGTGCCCACCGAGCCCGGCGCGACCCCCGCCGCCTGCGCGATCTCGTCGTATCGGAAGCCCTCCTCGCGCATCAGCAGCATCTGCCGGTCGCGGGGGGCGATCTGGTCCAGTGCACGCCGCACGCCGTCCACCGCGCGCGAGCGCTCCAGCAGCTCTTCAGGCCCGGGAAGGGCCGCCGGCCGCCAGGGGTTGGCGGTCAGGATCCGCTCGCGCCGCTTGGACATGCGCGTGCGGTCGCGAAAGAGGTTCGTGGCCACGGTAAAGAGCCAGAGCCGGGCCTCGTCTTCGGGCAGCTTGCGGCCCAGCAGGCGCACGAACGCCTCCTGGGCCATGTCGTCCGCCGCATCCGTGTCGCCCGTAAGGCGTTGCAGGTAGCGGAAGAGCGACGGGTACACCCGCCGGAAGAGGGCGTCGTAGTCCGCGCCGGCCTCCGGCGCGCTCAACTTCGCGCCTCGCCGTGGCGGGCCCGCCACACCGTGGGTGGAGAGGGATGGCAGGGGGTGCACAGGGGTCGGCCCGGCATCGCGTGGAAGTTGGGCGCCGCGCAGGGCCGGGCGGCGAGGGGGAGCCCGGCCCGGCCGCCGCGCGGTGCGTCAGCGGGTGGTAAACGAGTGACGGGCCGCCGCTGTGACAGCGCGAGTCCTAAGTCCTAAGTCCTAAGTCCTAAGTCCTAAGTCCTAAGTCCTAAGTCCTAAGTCCTAAGTCCTAACTTCTAAGTGCCTACTGCCGAACTGCACGGCAGCGCTTGGCACTTGGCACTTGGCACTTGGCACTTGGCACTTGGCACTTGGCACTTGGCCCTACCCATCACTGATAGCGCGTCCAGATCAGGATTACCCCGCACTCGTTCCCCCGGTGCCGGAACTGCGGCGGGGCCAGCGCGTCACGGGCGTACACTTCGATCCCCTCCACCTCCTGCGCCTTGATGTAGTCCAGGCTGAAGTCCCCCTGCTCCCCGAAGCGCCGCCCATCCACGTACACCGTGGGAAAGCACCCCGGCGTCACCGGCATCGGCTCGCTCGACTCGGG is a genomic window of Longimicrobium sp. containing:
- a CDS encoding TonB-dependent receptor; translation: MFLHFALALAVASAPADTVPTGAVRGVVQSDRSGLPVAMAVVEVRSGAAPPAARSITDSTGAYELRGIAPGRHTLRVHHLEHTPLEMEVLVPGGGVVTLDLALRYRPLALDTVRARRPGEIRMGDTVAAERHEVAWVDSRALEEGPGLDKALATTPDGSDPADPGEVFHVRGSAADLKLVLLDGAPVYAPFHMGGLMDAFEPGVLRSARLYLGGAPARFDGGLSYVMDLATRGGNPERHSLAGSVDVVSSRGVLEGPLPRGATYLASGRLVHGAWMRGLEGDDFPYRYKDGVARVDVPLAGGVLRATGFANEEGATADRDRSFAGWRNVAGSVRYRGGWLGEDGELTVAGGGFTAALRHYGIHVLAQRGLTERARVALDLGRSAGPVRLRYGAAYEYTRVRYEVDEAALGWAPLVRTHTYGGATAAYVDATWQPSARVSLRGGVRGDSYRYSPRTTLSPRGSITWLVGDRAALTLAAGRYHQYVRTRTFSDGDPPPSFADSVRRNVASELVVASANHVSVGLDQELSDGVRLGVEGFYKRFRDVPTLPGKAAYNSGMELWVRRGTGRLTGWIGYTLTWAWSLEDDGLSADDIVGRQVLSAGLATPLGRAAKLSARFQYGSGLSASRILPGTADRSAFQPESQNALATASEPLLAVPSEEPYLRLDAELSRTWTPLLAGRRTELTPYFRVINALDQREPLFYQPGPDGEDSRTAVGGFPILPVLGLTFRF
- a CDS encoding sigma-70 family RNA polymerase sigma factor, coding for MSAPEAGADYDALFRRVYPSLFRYLQRLTGDTDAADDMAQEAFVRLLGRKLPEDEARLWLFTVATNLFRDRTRMSKRRERILTANPWRPAALPGPEELLERSRAVDGVRRALDQIAPRDRQMLLMREEGFRYDEIAQAAGVAPGSVGTLLARAARRFAAVYERHEEKDDEALG
- a CDS encoding zf-HC2 domain-containing protein — encoded protein: MKHLDEGTLQALADGELAGGERRAADAHLAGCGACAVELASLRADHATLGAALARADVAPPTAAAQMSLRRRRAAAQWAGEGRRALLRAAMLLVALGGVAFAAVPGSPLREWIAGDSPAAPARSELPALKPNAAPAPTVPAPAAGVSILPDGGAVRVVLNGAAPGLVVHARLTSGELVEVSASGAAAGARFRTAPGRIEVLDAGAGEIRIALPRGADAAVVEVDGRVYVAKEGAELRVSPPGAPSATAPEAEFRVEG
- a CDS encoding type II toxin-antitoxin system HicB family antitoxin gives rise to the protein MKRYPIVVEETETGFSAYSPDLPGCISTGATRGEVEANMHEAVEFHIEDLRLDGLPVPEPSNETPMSR
- a CDS encoding NAD-glutamate dehydrogenase domain-containing protein; translated protein: MSTTNPAATGAAPAVTVDGLCAHLGNLQRADRGVLCDFARLFFAKVPRSIAEERSPEELAAMTVGAWEFLLRSRPDQVNVELVDPGEEGWPAPVTAIRAEVGDRPFIVDTIREYLNAENIPILHYIYPVLRVERDGAGAIVAVGAGAGGGPGSLEALVHCEVPHVARPERRAEIRDEVARRLTDVVKATRDFNAMLSAVDAATAAVEGYAARDGEHTDEYREYVDFLRWIREGNFVFLGFRGYDVHDERLSVDAGSGLGILADSESSAYAAPRPLAELSDELRARVVGGPLLVVSKANRESTVHRRARMDYIGVKKLDDAGKIVGEWRFLGLFTSQAYSQSPSEVPVLRLKLRRILEASGTRPGSHDYKEIISIVASMPKEELFQASAEQLHDEVNAVLGQLFSNEVRVVLRPDPLRTEVAAMVILPRGRYSADMRAQIGTLLSERLGGTVRSHHVAFSSGDQARLHIYLSLHADAAPVEAPTERQLERDLNVLLRTWADRLEESLAGVVEPGEARRLATAYAARFGEEYRAASIPAAAVHDVMELEGMRARGETVGLAIRQPVEGETVSPGATVLKLYLQDERLVLSDFMPILEDTGVRVLEVDTFELLHPGEPTLRVYSFNVQTRDGEPIPDDLAPALAECLLAARAGDAPRDPFNALILRAGLRWRQADVLRTYANYASQIGAVPSRLAPVRALSAHPRIARLLVDAFETRFDPARTGRDEAQETIHGELVRELEGVTSLADDRALRRLMNLIDATVRTNYFRHGAATPTGRSGGVPYVSIKVRNADVEELKKSRLLYEIYVHSSRMEGVHLRGASVSRGGIRWSDRPDDFRTEVLGLVLTQVVKNATIVPSGSKGGFITKRVFTERDAQMEEARQQYMTLMRGLLDLTDNIVEGKVVPPQDVVRHDGDDPYLVVAADKGTAHLSDTANAVAAEYGFWLGDAFASGGSHGYDHKREGITARGAWECVKRHFREMGKDIQRTPFTVAGVGDMSGDVFGNGMLLSEQIRLLAAFDHRHVFIDPSPDPAASFAERKRMFALPRSSWEDYDRALWSPGAMLVPRASKEVVLTPEARRALGIPESVDRLDGEGLVRAVLTAPVELLWNGGIGTYVKDAEETHADAGDTTNDPVRVDAQELRCQVVGEGGNLGFTQRARISAALKGVRLNTDALDNSAGVDMSDHEVNLKILLNRVVEGGGLTLEGRNELLASMTDQVSELVLRNNIGQSLAVSLDQTRSKDALDDFAALIGQLERDRRLDREQEGIPAPEEIRERAREGLGLTRPTLSVLLAHSKLYAKAQLLESDVLDDPAMDSYLVHYFPPAAVEAAGESLVHAHQLRREIVATELVNDLGNLMGSSFLHRVSRDSGVEIPRVVRAWLVASRIAGAPEIRTDLATLEGRFPSETVYRWLSGLARVLEATTHWVLANTAPDTPTPALIDEGRAGLATLRGSFARFVAGEDRSLFLSRLGELQDLGVDRTMAERLITLRFLPQLLEIVAAARAAGTETLRTAEAYYLVSERVGTARLRESLRTAAGDDPWDRRHAQALADDVAAAQRRLVAETQARADGASPAAALAALEEERGREMAALRELLAELRPDSPLSAHALAVRLLTAVAPGG